TTAAGGAGGGTAATTTGGTAAAACTAATACTGAGTTTTGGTATCTTCCTCTCGACTCTTGCGTCATTGTATCTTCTCATTAGTTACACAGACTGTTACGCCAAGGAAAATTAAAAGAAGTTGAAAGTTGTCAGAagcaagctctctctctctctatagagCTTCACATTACTATCTACTAGACCGCTTAGAGAcagagagataaaaaaaaagagagttctTCTTCAACTCTGCCAACGAGAAAGATTGCCATTTCtattgcaagaaaaaaaaacattctagtAACGACAGGTATGCAGACACTGTTACGGTTCTTAGTGTTGTGGTCAGATCTAGGAAGCATCGGTTTACAATTTCTATGGTTTGATAGTGATTGAGCTGCTGCTTGTCATCGTATCATTGTTGAATTGAACTCTTGTTTCTCTTTATTGCTATACATTTAATTGCTTACTATATTAGTCACATGAAATTCTTATGATCTCTTGAATGATTCACATTATGGTATAGGAGAAAGGGAGGGCTTTCACTAGTGTGAACAATGAAGGCTGATACTGTTCTTGACTATGCTATCTTTGAGCTTTCTCAAAAACATTCACGGTGAGTGAATCTCATCCTCGTACTGATATGTTCTTGTCGATGAAATCTTGTTTGATCCTCGGTGTGTTTAACAGATGCGAGGTGTTTGTATCGAGTAATGGAGAAACAGAGAAACTGGCTTCAGGATTGATAGAACCATTCGCGAATCATCTGAGTGTTCTTGCAACAAAATCTTTATTCAGAGCTGAAGTAGCAAAAAACGAGAATAACAAATCTTGGTTCACAAGAAGAACACTCAAGAGGTTCTTCTCTATAGAACATTTTGCTTTTGCCTTTTCACATAATAGTTACAAGTAGCTTAGTTCTTGGACATCTTTTCAGGTTTGTTCAGTTTGTTAACGGTCCAGAAGCTTTGGAAAGAGTGAATACATTTGATTCGGAGATGTCACAATTGGAAGCAGCTCGGACATTATATTCTCGTGGTATGTTAAATATACTCATTTGTTCCAtcaaatttttaagttttacgACCAGACTTGTTCTTAAGTTTTTTTCCATGTTTCAGATGATGGAGGTGTAACGGATGCAACAAAGTACGTAAGCTTCTCTACTTTTATATTGGAGGGTCAAAGTACATGTTGCTGACTAGCTTTTCTTTGTGTGTTGGTGTGTACAGGAAGGAGCTCTTAAGAGCTATAGATTTAAGACTCGAGGCTATTCAAAAAGACTTAACCACATCGATTGCTCACGCCTCAGCCAATGGTTTTGATCCTCAAACTGTTTCTCATCTCCAACGTTTTGCTGATACATTCAGTGCACATCCTTTGGCGTAAgcacttcttctttttcttgatgTTTCACTTTATtgcaattgtattttttttaacttctgatctgaatattcttttttttttatcagtgaAGCATGTGGAAAATATATGTCATTATGTGAAAGACGACCAGACCTAATCACAAAGCACTTGACATCAGTCAATGAAACAAACATCAGTCAACTTCAAAGTAGTAAAGATGATGAAAAGGAGAGTTTGTATGAATCATCTACGGTTAATACCAGTCAACATACAAGGAGACTCAGCGTGCAAGACAGGATTAATCTCTTTGAGAGCAAGAAGACTGAAAATTCAGGACACAAACCGGTGGTTATTGCTAAATCCACAGAGCTGAGGAGACTTTCTTCTGATGTCTCATCAGCTGCTCCTGTAGTCCCTGAGAAGTCTGTCTTAAGAGGATGGAGTATTGTTAGTGATATACCATCTGCTGGTAATCCTGATGTCACAGTGGCAAGAGAGTCTgaagaaaacatcaaaaatgatgatgatgatggtgtgTGTTCTACTAAATGTGATGATTCTCAAAACAAGACTGATGGTGATGgtttaaagaagagagaagaggagaGCTATGCATCCAAGCCACACAATGTAGCACAACCAGCTAATGGTGAAAAAGACAACAAGAATGTTGTTATGCGTCGGAATGTATCTGATTTAAGTTACTCAGATGCTTCTAAAGGGAAGTTATACGAGATGTATATGAAGAAAAGAGATGCAAAACTGAGAGAAGAACGGAGCTCCAAAGAAACTAAGTTAAAGTCAATGCAAGAAGCTCTTGAGAGAAGTAGAACCGAGATGAAGGCTAAGTTTTCAAAGAAGAGACAAGATTCAATATCAAGTACCCGCCAACGTGCAGAGAAACTCAGATCTTTTAACTCTCGGTCTAGTATCAAAAAGTTTCAGGTAATTaaagaaaacattttagttCAGATTCAATATCAAGCAAAATCTTGCCTTATTATTTGGTAAACTCATtacagagagaagaagaagacgtgaAAGACAAGCCATCTATTGGAAGGAGCTCCCAGGTTAGAAAGGCTCCATCACCAAACCGGAGCTCCAGAGTCTCTAAACCATCAGGTAAAGTTTCAAACACTAACATTACTTCAGGGAGAGGGAGAAGAACAACAGAGATTAGTCAACCTTCTTATCCCAATTTCTCTGATCTtaagaaagaaaacacaaaacCATCTTCCTTAGCTGTCAGAAACCCTCCTGTGATTCGAACACAGGTGAGAAGTAGTGGCCATAAGAAGACTACAAAGGAGGAGACACCGTCTCCTGTTAAGACCAGGAGACCAAGATCATTGAGGAAAAGCTTCTCTGCTAATACAGAGTTCACAGAGTTGACAACTCTCAACTCTGATGAAATAATGAACAAAGAGATGAATCAGAAGCAAGGTAGTGGTATTAATGATGTACCAGAGAACTTGAGGAATGATGAGTTTGATGAAAtggcagaagaagaagagaaacaagttgtcaaagaagaagaggaagctaGAGAAATGGATATTGATGAAAAGCCTTCACCAGTGGACGATGTTCTACCTACAACGTTTCAGCATAACGTTGGCTCATTAATGGATTCACCTAGTGAGAGTCCTCTCTCGTGGAACTCAAACATGCAACACGCGTTCTCTTATCCGCAAGAGCATTCAGATGATGCTGATGATTCTTCTTCTCCCATGGGAAGTCCTGCTTCTTGGAGTTCAAGAATGAGGAAGAAATGGGGAACAACAGCTCAGAATCCTGTTTCCAGCTCTTCTCCGCTTCATTCTCGGAAAGATTTAGCAAAAGGCATCAAAGGTTTGCTTAACTTTGGAAAGAAAACTCGTCCTGCGGATAGTCTGATGGATTGGGCTTCTGTAACGACATCTGAAGGTGACGATGATGAACAAGGTATAACCAatctttttattgttttttttcgtCCTAAATGGTTTCATGAAAGTCCTCTGACAATAGATTTGTGTTAGGGAGCTTTAAAGCAAAAGATGGAGAGTGTAAGAGATCATTCTTCTCACTGTCTACATTCCGTAGCAAAGGAAACGACTCGAAGCCAAGATAACATAAAGAGGAAGAAAACCAAACTCTATGTTGTGATGAAGGAGGAGTACTTGATTTGATTTCTGTACATTATGATTTCTTTAATATTTGTATGagataaaacataattttgacTATGAAGTAATTATACAAGTTACCCTTTACTTATACACTACTAGCTTTACCCTGTGTGAAGCTTGATGAACATGTTAGTCATACATGTTTATGCAACAAAGAACCTGTTGGTCAAGTGGTAAAAGAATGTTTAGTAATTAGTAGGCACTCCACCACATCAATTATCATGTGGAAAGACTATTTATAATGTTGGAATTCctgacaaaaaaaagtgaaaCCATCTTTTATActccaaaaagaaacaaagactcAACATTCAGAGAAAAAGAACTATATACTCCGACCATGGGTTTTCATTTATAGATATCTTGGCTTATCAACAAAGCAGATTTTAGAGACTTGATTGGGAGTTGGGACATCCTTGTTTTCCTAAATTAGATAATATgtctgatgtttttttttggacaacaatATGTctgatgtttattttttttgttttgatcaaaatgtctgatgtttatatatattaaattcaaGAGACTCTTCCCTACAACTTTATTATTGTAAGATTTGAGTTTTGGCTAAACAAGAAGCATCTATCTTTCGTATGTCACAGTAACAGATGTTTGATCACAAACCTGTTGATAACACAAATAATTATATAGAAATAAAGAGTCAAAGAAGATGTGgtaaatgtttgttttttttgacaACGAAGATGTGGTAAATGGGTTATAAGAaaggattcaaaagaaaacCATTAGAAAGTATgtcataaacaaaataaattagactCACTATATccaataatttgaaaataaaacatgagcAAAAATTCATCTCTATCGTCAAAAGGATGTTCGGCGTCGAGTAATGTGCGCTCTTCTGGCTTCTCCCGTAGAGTTGGATCCGGAGTTGGATCCGGTGCGCGAGTGTGGCAGTGAAGCCTTCTGTGTGGTCGCCGTAGCTGCTGAGCTGTTCGTCAAAGCCGGCTCAACATTGTTATAGGCCTtagaaattatcttttaaaatttatatgtagataatgtttaaaatatttttaaaatttaatcagtaatattttctatatttgtaatgaaaataaaactatatatatatcaaataattttgaacctttttcaattttgtttattatatttattattttttatatataaaaatatagatttataaaaaaaattgaggcccttaattattattatacggAGGACACGGACTTGGGCACCGGGTGATCGCACCGCTTGTCTCCCCTTTGTGAGCCGGCCCTGCTGTTCGTGTGCGACACCCGGTTATGTTTTCTGGTGGGTCGTCTATGACATGCTTTAGTCTCTTCCGTTTGTTGCTCCTCCCTTGTTCCTGTTTAGTCGTCGCCGCTCTTGTTGTTCTTCTGCGTATGTTGTCGTGGTGTTTCTTCCTTCCGTCTCGTCCAGCTGCTCTCCGGTTCTCCCCCGTAGCGTAGTGTCAATGAGACATTGTGGAGCTAGCTTCGGTTCTCGGTGTTAGCGCAAGGCGGCGAGTTTTATCTCCCTTGGGTCATTGGAGTGAAGGCTCTCTGTGGGAGGCTCGTGTGAAGATTGGTCTTCCCAGCACCAGCGTAGTCCCCTTGGCTCACTTTGGTGGGCTGATATTTGGTCCCTTTGTAGGCAAGGAAGAACGGCAGCAGGATGTAGCTCTCACCGCTCCCACTCTTATGTTGTGACTCGCACTATTTTTTAAGTTGAGTCTAATAAATGTGATCTTCAGTGGTGGTTCAGACTATCCAGATGGCATCCTAAGGGTTTTCTGGGTCGTGTTGTGATTTGAAGCTCTAGGAGCTCGGGTTCTGTTCTTCCGGTGGATGTTCGAGGCTCGAAGCTGCAGCAGCTAGAATTGGCAAAGCCGTTTGCCGCGCGTATTTGAAATCAATCATTTGGAGCTGGGCATGCCGATTTCTACCAAGGCATGGTCTCATATTTTATCAAAGGTTTTATCTCGTGTGGCAATGCTTCCTTGGCTTAGTTTCGACGTTTCCCAAGCTAGTTAACCTTCTGcttagtatatattaaaataatatttaaaatactgtTGCCATataataatgatttttaaaacttaaagttagtggtgaaaaaaaaaaaaaaccttagcAGATTATCAAATCAAAATATCATTTACATATAGTAActacaatcatataaaatataaactcatTATAACTAAgcaattattaaaaatacttttactTGTCATATTAATAATGTTACCGgaattttttgtaacaaaaatagaaattttgagtAAAATTAGATATGTAGGTCCAAACTAAAACAAAGTTAAATTGTTAAAATccaataaaatgataaaaataattttgggcTTAAGGTTTTAACAAAAGCTAAAACGGGCTTAAACAtaagcccaaaaaaaaagaaaaaaaaaatgaaaaccggTGTCAGTGTAGAATCGAACCCAAATTTTTGGGGTGTCAAAAGTAAGGATCAGACCAACAGAGCTAGCTAAAACAGCTGTAATCGCTTacaataaagtttttttattggtttaaccGTTTAACCGGTGTCACTTGACACCCCTACCTCCTACGTGGGTCCGCCACTGTTGACACCATCAGCATAGACAATTCCTACCTCCATAATTGGATTACCAAGACTCTTGTTGCGCAAGGAACTTATAAAAAGGGTTAAAACTAACCCGAGAATGATTGCACCGAGAAGAAGCCATCCAGCAAAGCTCCAAATGGAGAACCTCCGATCTTCTTCACCATCAGATTGCTTGTCGGCCAAATGTTTCCACATCCAAACCAAAAATCTGATCCCCTTTCTAGAAGGTTGTGAACCTCCATTCCTTTCAACTCTTAGAGGAAAGGAACCTTTCCTAGTATGGTAAGCGGGAACGGTTCCTCAAATAGAGGAGGCTAAACTCTCCAGCATCTTGAGACATTGTTCTAAACTTTCCCTTCCATCTTCTCCGCATTTGTTCAGCTTCCATCTTCTCAAATTATTGACGTAACTTTCCTTTCAATCTTCTTCACATTCGCTCAGCTTCCATCATCTCAAAATCTTGACGTCTGATGTTACAACAAGAGATAATAAAGCAACAAATGCTTTGAACTTGAAGCCGTTCCAAAACCTTATACCTATTGCAGAAAGAATAATTAACAACCATAacattaatttttcttattttttgctcaaaacacattattttttccttatttttttcttccataTTATCTTAATATCATATTATGAGAGGAAAgctaatatattttaagcttTTGTCAAGAACTCTTAGTAGTATAAAGATGATTCTTATTTGATACGTTGTGAAGGTTGTGCCTTATATACAAGAGGCCACGTAGGTTACATAAAACCTAATTACAACGGTCTAACGACTAGGGCCTCATACGGCCCAATACCACCTAGAGCCCTCTAGGTGGAGTGTGAAGGTTACAAACACCCAACTTGGACAGAAAAGACTCAAACTCCTTCCTCCCCAATGCTTTTGTAAAAATGTCCTCCAGTTGTGTTGAAGTCGAGACATGTTTTGTAGCTATCTTTCCACGTAAGATCTCGTCGCGAATGAAGTGACAATCAAGACCTACATGCTTTGTTCTTTTATGTCCGACTGGATTCTTGGCGAGGTTGATAGCAGAGAGGCTGTCGGAGTGTAAAATGATCGGATAGTCACACTTGATGCCTAAGCTTGGCAGTAAGTCGCGCAGCCAAAGCAGTTCACTAACCGTATCAGCCATTGCTcgatattcagcttcagcagaGGAGAGACTACATCATGCTTCTGTGTTTTCCAAGAAACAGGGGAACCTCCAAGTTGAATGAACCATCCCGTAAGAGAACGGCGTGTAGTCGGACATCCGCCCCAGTCGCTATCGCACCAAGCAGATACTATCAATGGAGTATTAGCTTTGAGAAGGATACCTTGGCATGGACTGTATTTAACGTATCGAACCCCTCTTAGGGCTGCTTCCCAATGATTTACCTTTGGACTATTCATAAATTGTGAGAGGACGTGTATAGCGTAGCTGAGCTCCGGTTTGGTCGTAGCAAGATAGATCAGTCTACCAACAAGGCGCCGATAACGACGCGGAACAGTCATAGGAACATCATCATCGAGCAGAAGCTTATGGTTTTGTTCGAGTGGAAAAGCAACTGGTTTAACGCCGAGGAGACCAGTTTCAGAGATG
The window above is part of the Brassica napus cultivar Da-Ae chromosome C8, Da-Ae, whole genome shotgun sequence genome. Proteins encoded here:
- the LOC106356582 gene encoding cylicin-1, with protein sequence MKADTVLDYAIFELSQKHSRCEVFVSSNGETEKLASGLIEPFANHLSVLATKSLFRAEVAKNENNKSWFTRRTLKRFVQFVNGPEALERVNTFDSEMSQLEAARTLYSRDDGGVTDATKKELLRAIDLRLEAIQKDLTTSIAHASANGFDPQTVSHLQRFADTFSAHPLAEACGKYMSLCERRPDLITKHLTSVNETNISQLQSSKDDEKESLYESSTVNTSQHTRRLSVQDRINLFESKKTENSGHKPVVIAKSTELRRLSSDVSSAAPVVPEKSVLRGWSIVSDIPSAGNPDVTVARESEENIKNDDDDGVCSTKCDDSQNKTDGDGLKKREEESYASKPHNVAQPANGEKDNKNVVMRRNVSDLSYSDASKGKLYEMYMKKRDAKLREERSSKETKLKSMQEALERSRTEMKAKFSKKRQDSISSTRQRAEKLRSFNSRSSIKKFQREEEDVKDKPSIGRSSQVRKAPSPNRSSRVSKPSGKVSNTNITSGRGRRTTEISQPSYPNFSDLKKENTKPSSLAVRNPPVIRTQVRSSGHKKTTKEETPSPVKTRRPRSLRKSFSANTEFTELTTLNSDEIMNKEMNQKQGSGINDVPENLRNDEFDEMAEEEEKQVVKEEEEAREMDIDEKPSPVDDVLPTTFQHNVGSLMDSPSESPLSWNSNMQHAFSYPQEHSDDADDSSSPMGSPASWSSRMRKKWGTTAQNPVSSSSPLHSRKDLAKGIKGLLNFGKKTRPADSLMDWASVTTSEGDDDEQGSFKAKDGECKRSFFSLSTFRSKGNDSKPR